A single Thiohalobacter thiocyanaticus DNA region contains:
- a CDS encoding Dps family protein, with amino-acid sequence MSKKIDIGIKEKDRSRIAEGLKRLLADSYTLYLQTHNFHWNVTGPQFRELHLMFEEHYTELATAVDEIAERIRTLDVAAPGTYKAFAKLSSIKEVEGVPEAKQMVEILTQGHEQVVRTCREALKLAQEADDESTAALVSDRMRVHEKTAWMLRALQ; translated from the coding sequence ATGAGTAAGAAGATCGATATCGGCATCAAGGAAAAGGACCGTAGCCGAATCGCGGAAGGGTTGAAGCGCCTGCTGGCCGATTCCTACACCCTTTATCTGCAGACCCACAACTTCCACTGGAATGTCACCGGGCCGCAGTTCCGCGAACTGCACCTGATGTTCGAGGAGCATTACACCGAGCTGGCCACTGCAGTGGACGAGATCGCCGAGCGCATCCGCACGCTGGATGTGGCCGCGCCCGGGACCTACAAGGCCTTCGCCAAACTGAGTTCCATCAAGGAGGTCGAGGGCGTGCCCGAGGCGAAGCAGATGGTCGAGATCCTGACCCAGGGCCACGAGCAGGTGGTCAGGACCTGCCGCGAGGCGCTGAAGCTTGCCCAGGAGGCCGATGACGAGTCCACGGCCGCGCTGGTCTCCGATCGCATGCGGGTGCACGAGAAGACG
- a CDS encoding DUF2061 domain-containing protein produces the protein MTKTLSFAAVHFSVAFSVGYLMTGSLAVGGAIALVEPLVNTLAYHIHEQIWRRRENGRGAVQSRNGLQLRA, from the coding sequence ATGACCAAGACCCTGAGTTTCGCGGCCGTCCATTTCAGTGTGGCCTTCAGCGTGGGGTATCTGATGACCGGCAGTCTGGCTGTGGGCGGCGCCATCGCGCTGGTCGAACCGCTGGTCAATACCCTCGCCTACCATATCCACGAGCAAATCTGGAGGCGCCGGGAGAATGGGCGTGGGGCGGTTCAATCCCGCAACGGGCTGCAACTCCGCGCCTGA
- a CDS encoding LysR substrate-binding domain-containing protein yields the protein MNLRDLKYIIAVAETHHFGQAAERCFVSQPTLSGQIKKLEQELGVAIFERTNRSVEITPIGSELLTYARRILEQAEAMQQLARAHQDPLAGPLRIGAIPTISPYLMPLILKPLRQQHPALKPVLSEELTDVLLQRLHDHEIDTALLATPVEDRDFEVIPLYDEPFWVAYPREHAFYTRERIRLRDLDQENLLLLAEGHCLAQQAMEVCRIKERNDQGDLADLRAASLETLIQLVGAGYGVTLVPALAMGGAWTSGSGVVAQPLDIADASRRVSLVLRRSFPRRAAVEALAAVILSHLPNTVRLVRGKATGTGRSRQRRA from the coding sequence ATGAACCTGCGTGACCTGAAATACATCATCGCCGTCGCCGAGACCCACCATTTCGGCCAGGCCGCCGAACGCTGCTTCGTCAGCCAGCCCACCCTCAGCGGCCAGATCAAGAAGCTGGAACAGGAACTCGGGGTGGCCATCTTCGAGCGCACCAACCGCTCGGTGGAGATCACGCCCATCGGCAGCGAACTCCTGACCTATGCCCGCCGTATCCTGGAACAGGCCGAGGCCATGCAGCAACTGGCCCGCGCCCATCAGGACCCGCTCGCCGGCCCGCTGCGCATCGGCGCCATCCCCACCATCAGCCCCTACCTGATGCCGCTGATCCTCAAGCCCCTGCGCCAGCAGCATCCGGCCCTGAAGCCGGTATTGTCCGAGGAGTTGACCGATGTGCTGCTGCAACGGCTGCATGATCACGAAATCGACACCGCGCTGCTGGCCACACCGGTCGAGGACCGCGATTTCGAGGTGATCCCGCTGTACGACGAACCCTTCTGGGTCGCCTATCCGCGCGAACACGCCTTTTACACCCGCGAGCGCATCCGGCTGCGCGACCTTGATCAGGAAAACCTGCTGCTGCTGGCCGAGGGCCACTGCCTGGCCCAGCAGGCCATGGAGGTGTGCCGGATCAAGGAACGGAATGACCAGGGCGATCTGGCCGATCTGCGCGCCGCCAGCCTGGAGACCCTGATCCAGCTGGTCGGGGCCGGCTACGGCGTGACCCTGGTCCCGGCGCTGGCCATGGGTGGTGCCTGGACCAGCGGCAGCGGCGTGGTGGCCCAGCCGCTGGATATTGCCGATGCCTCGCGCCGCGTCTCGTTGGTGTTGCGGCGCAGCTTTCCGCGCCGCGCTGCAGTGGAGGCCCTGGCCGCAGTCATTCTGAGCCACCTGCCCAACACGGTACGGCTGGTGCGTGGCAAGGCGACGGGAACAGGCCGCAGTCGGCAGCGCAGGGCCTGA
- a CDS encoding 2,3-bisphosphoglycerate-dependent phosphoglycerate mutase produces the protein MILIRHAQSQWNRENRFTGWADPPLTAAGVAEAERARDCLRIHGYRFDAAYSSRLQRAIATLDILLARLGQDSLPRVQDWRLNERHYGALQGLDKAEATARVGAHQVWRWRRGYTDSAAPLLRSDPAHPAHDLRYADVDPQRLPGVENLARTRERVVGFWQEQIIPRIRRGERILISAHGNTLRALIMELAGMSVEQVEQFEIPTATPILYRFDPAARPLDWRYLNTEPDARRSA, from the coding sequence GTGATCCTGATCCGCCATGCCCAGAGCCAGTGGAACCGGGAAAACCGTTTCACCGGCTGGGCGGATCCGCCGCTGACCGCGGCCGGCGTGGCCGAGGCGGAGCGGGCCCGCGACTGTCTGCGGATCCACGGCTATCGCTTCGATGCCGCCTACAGTTCCCGGCTGCAGCGGGCCATCGCCACCCTGGATATCCTGCTGGCGCGTCTGGGGCAGGACAGCCTGCCGCGGGTGCAGGACTGGCGCCTCAATGAACGCCATTACGGCGCTCTGCAGGGGCTCGACAAGGCCGAGGCCACCGCCCGGGTCGGCGCGCACCAGGTCTGGCGCTGGCGCCGCGGCTACACGGACAGCGCTGCGCCCCTGCTGCGCAGCGACCCGGCGCACCCGGCGCATGACCTGCGGTATGCGGATGTGGACCCGCAGCGGTTGCCCGGCGTGGAGAACCTGGCCCGGACCCGTGAGCGGGTGGTCGGTTTCTGGCAGGAGCAGATCATCCCGCGCATCCGTCGTGGCGAGCGTATCCTGATCAGCGCCCATGGCAATACCCTGCGCGCGCTGATCATGGAACTGGCGGGGATGAGCGTGGAACAGGTCGAGCAGTTCGAGATTCCGACCGCTACGCCTATACTGTACCGGTTCGATCCCGCGGCGCGGCCGCTGGACTGGCGCTATCTGAATACCGAACCGGATGCGCGCAGGTCCGCATAG